From the Gordonia bronchialis DSM 43247 genome, one window contains:
- a CDS encoding glutathione S-transferase family protein encodes MAPDTHSSDSEQGSYVTTGQEFVRDTKYIETRITADGRDGYPVEPGRYRLIAARACPWANRTLIVRRLLGLENVLSLGLCGPTHDKNSWTFDLDPGGVDPVLGIPRLKDAYEKRFPGYPKGITVPAVVEIATGEVVTNDFPQITIDFSLEWTAYHRDGAPQLYPEHLRAEIDEVSKGIYTEVNNGVYRCGFAGSQDAYDAAYDRLFTKLDELSERLAQQRYLVGDTITEADVRLFTTLARFDAVYHGHFKCNRSKLSEMPVLWAYARDLFQTPGFGDTTDFTQIKQHYYIVHSDINPTQIVPKGPDLRNWLTPHHREELGGRPFGDGTPPGPPIAAEVVPAQNWVPTS; translated from the coding sequence ATGGCCCCCGACACCCATTCCAGCGACAGCGAGCAGGGTTCGTACGTGACGACCGGACAGGAGTTCGTCCGAGACACCAAGTACATCGAGACCCGCATCACCGCCGACGGGCGCGACGGATACCCGGTGGAGCCCGGTCGCTACCGCCTGATCGCCGCGCGCGCCTGCCCGTGGGCGAATCGCACGCTGATCGTCCGCCGGCTCCTGGGACTGGAGAACGTCCTCTCACTCGGTCTCTGCGGTCCCACCCACGACAAGAACTCCTGGACCTTCGACCTCGACCCCGGCGGGGTCGACCCGGTGCTGGGCATCCCACGCCTCAAGGACGCCTACGAGAAACGCTTCCCGGGATACCCGAAGGGCATCACGGTGCCCGCTGTCGTCGAGATCGCCACCGGCGAGGTCGTCACCAACGACTTCCCGCAGATCACCATCGACTTCTCGCTCGAGTGGACGGCCTATCACCGCGACGGCGCCCCCCAGCTCTACCCCGAGCATCTGCGCGCCGAGATCGACGAGGTGAGCAAAGGCATCTACACCGAGGTCAACAACGGTGTCTACCGCTGCGGATTCGCCGGAAGTCAGGACGCCTACGACGCCGCCTACGACCGGCTCTTCACCAAACTCGACGAACTCTCCGAGCGGCTCGCGCAGCAGCGCTACCTCGTCGGCGACACCATCACCGAAGCCGATGTGCGGTTGTTCACCACCCTGGCGCGATTCGACGCCGTCTACCACGGCCACTTCAAGTGCAATCGAAGCAAACTCAGCGAGATGCCGGTGCTGTGGGCATACGCTCGCGACCTGTTCCAGACGCCGGGCTTCGGTGACACCACCGACTTCACCCAGATCAAACAGCACTATTACATCGTGCACAGCGACATCAACCCGACGCAGATCGTCCCGAAGGGCCCCGACCTGCGCAACTGGCTGACCCCTCACCATCGGGAGGAACTCGGCGGCCGGCCGTTCGGTGACGGAACGCCACCGGGACCGCCGATCGCCGCCGAGGTCGTCCCCGCACAGAATTGGGTGCCCACATCATGA
- a CDS encoding ABC transporter ATP-binding protein — translation MNTALHQEPAPTHSDSPSPPDTHPGPGWIRRLARECWTHRRLVLITATATAIAVAVDLSAPLLAKAAVDHATGVVDDGLSMTTIIVLLVVLALVRYACQYGRRITAGRLSINVQNGLRLRLLDSLLHLDGRSQQEIRTGQIVSRSISDLQIVQGLLAMAPLSAGAGVQLIIAIAIMAYLSPLLTAVTLLIIPVVAVVVWRTRRRLFAATWSAQQAAADVAQHVEETVTGVRVVKGFGQEERAVDELVTLGRRLFSRRLRAASINARFTPTMSAIPQLGMVAVIAVGGYLTMHGHITAGTFLAFTTYVASMTAMARLLTNLIVSAQLARAAVERVYDVTEHPRDPAGTNTATLPAGPLGLRLDDVGFGHHRADDPDADRRVLEGVDLHVAPGECVAVVGPPGSGKSTLADLVGSVRRPDTGSVVITADDGDHPTPQLAPDSLHEALAVVFDEPFLYSDTIAANIALGVDPGEVSDPDSPVRTRIVDAAERADAAEFVDALPDGYDTVVGERGLTLSGGQRQRIALARALFADPRILVLDDATSAVDAATEARILRRLRAERRTMLVLAHRRSTLTLADRVAVLDHGVITDVGTVAELDATSAAFRALMSPSVDDIEIPSAPIESMFDESAVDDLWPATPASGQTGNGGRRRDPAPAAVPRGTSRGGGIGTALGSMPATPEILAAVDALPPANEDPRVDTEAARRENPRFTLRGILRPVRWLMIAAIVAIAADTLIGLMFPTLARTVIDAASHADETKLWWATGIGVALVAADWVATAATTITSSRAGERVLYALRIRSYAHLQRLGLDYYERELSGRIMTRMTTDVDALSTFLQTGLSSAIVAALTLVGVTVALVVTDPALGALILPVFPVLVIATVVFRRVAARAYTRSRELVSIVNADFQENIAGIRTTQAYRHVDVADARFTARTLEWVQARMVSQRAISTYFPFITLCSDLATAVAVAVGAHQVSVGAMSAGTLIAFVLYLAMLFGPVQQLTQVFDGYQQAVVGLRRIGDLLATPSSLSRSPAERDPGPAGFNGDASLEKVSFRYSGAADDALTAVDLNIPAGSSLALVGRTGAGKSTIVKLLARFYDPVAGSVRMDGVDIRDYTLSGYRQRLGLVPQEPHLFTGTVAQNIAYGRPGADHRAIVAAAAAVGATDMIAALPGRMNHPIGERGQGLSSGQRQLIALARAELVEPDLLLLDEATATLDQATEALVLAAGAAVTRRRTSVIVAHRLATAARADVIAVVDHGRIVESGTHDELLTLDGRYRAFWDAGVDPAEPAVPATPPGNGARDWRRADLNSSPTRSTTHTCRTD, via the coding sequence GTGAATACCGCACTCCACCAGGAACCGGCACCCACGCACTCCGACTCCCCGTCCCCGCCCGACACCCACCCCGGCCCCGGGTGGATCCGACGCCTGGCCCGCGAGTGCTGGACACATCGCCGCCTGGTCCTGATCACCGCGACGGCCACCGCCATCGCGGTCGCCGTCGATCTCAGCGCGCCTCTCCTGGCCAAGGCAGCCGTCGATCACGCCACCGGTGTCGTCGACGACGGGCTGTCGATGACCACGATCATCGTGCTTCTCGTCGTGTTGGCGCTGGTGCGTTACGCGTGCCAGTACGGTCGCCGGATCACCGCAGGCCGGTTGTCGATCAATGTCCAGAACGGACTTCGCCTGCGCCTGCTCGACAGCCTGCTCCATCTCGACGGGCGATCTCAGCAGGAGATCCGGACCGGTCAGATCGTGTCCCGCTCCATCTCCGACCTGCAGATCGTGCAGGGATTGTTGGCAATGGCCCCGCTGTCGGCCGGAGCCGGCGTGCAGCTGATCATCGCCATCGCCATCATGGCCTACCTCTCGCCGCTGCTCACCGCCGTCACCCTGCTCATCATTCCCGTTGTGGCCGTGGTGGTCTGGAGAACACGCCGTCGCCTGTTCGCGGCCACCTGGTCGGCCCAGCAGGCCGCCGCCGACGTCGCGCAGCATGTCGAGGAGACGGTGACCGGGGTACGCGTGGTCAAGGGATTCGGCCAGGAGGAACGCGCCGTCGACGAACTGGTGACGCTCGGGCGTCGGCTGTTCTCCCGCCGGCTGCGCGCGGCGTCGATCAACGCACGGTTCACTCCCACCATGTCGGCCATCCCGCAACTCGGGATGGTCGCGGTGATCGCGGTCGGCGGGTATCTCACGATGCACGGACACATCACCGCGGGCACCTTCCTCGCGTTCACCACCTACGTGGCGAGCATGACCGCCATGGCACGTCTGCTCACCAACCTGATCGTCAGCGCGCAGCTCGCGCGCGCCGCCGTCGAACGCGTCTACGACGTCACCGAACATCCCCGCGATCCGGCCGGGACGAACACCGCGACCCTGCCCGCCGGCCCACTCGGACTCCGCCTCGACGACGTCGGATTCGGCCATCACCGAGCCGACGACCCCGACGCGGACCGGCGCGTTCTCGAGGGCGTCGACCTGCACGTGGCGCCCGGCGAATGCGTGGCCGTCGTCGGGCCGCCGGGTTCGGGCAAGTCGACGCTGGCCGACCTCGTCGGTTCGGTGCGCCGGCCCGACACCGGCAGCGTCGTCATCACCGCCGACGACGGTGATCATCCGACCCCTCAGCTGGCGCCCGATTCCCTGCACGAGGCACTCGCGGTGGTCTTCGACGAACCATTCCTCTACTCCGACACCATCGCCGCGAACATCGCGCTCGGTGTCGACCCGGGTGAGGTGTCCGACCCGGACAGTCCTGTCCGCACGCGCATCGTCGACGCCGCGGAGCGCGCCGACGCGGCCGAGTTCGTCGACGCGCTGCCCGATGGTTACGACACCGTGGTCGGCGAACGCGGGCTGACCCTGTCGGGCGGGCAACGACAACGCATCGCCCTGGCGCGCGCCCTGTTCGCCGATCCACGCATCCTGGTGCTCGACGACGCAACCTCGGCGGTCGACGCCGCCACCGAGGCACGCATCCTGCGTCGCCTGCGCGCCGAACGCCGCACCATGCTGGTCCTGGCGCATCGCCGCTCCACCCTGACGCTGGCCGACCGCGTCGCGGTGCTCGACCACGGCGTCATCACCGACGTCGGTACCGTCGCCGAACTCGACGCGACCTCGGCCGCCTTCCGCGCATTGATGTCACCCAGCGTCGATGACATCGAAATACCTTCTGCACCAATCGAATCGATGTTCGATGAGTCTGCAGTCGACGACCTCTGGCCGGCGACACCCGCATCCGGGCAGACCGGGAACGGCGGTCGTCGACGGGACCCCGCACCGGCAGCCGTACCGCGGGGTACCAGCCGCGGCGGCGGTATCGGCACGGCCCTCGGGTCGATGCCCGCCACCCCCGAGATCCTCGCCGCCGTGGACGCGCTACCACCCGCGAACGAGGACCCCCGGGTCGACACCGAGGCCGCCCGGCGCGAGAATCCGCGCTTCACACTGCGCGGCATCCTGCGCCCGGTGCGGTGGTTGATGATCGCGGCGATCGTGGCGATCGCCGCCGACACGCTTATCGGTCTCATGTTCCCGACGCTGGCGCGCACCGTCATCGACGCCGCGAGTCACGCGGACGAGACGAAACTCTGGTGGGCCACCGGCATCGGTGTCGCCCTGGTGGCCGCCGACTGGGTGGCCACCGCGGCCACCACCATCACCTCGAGCCGCGCCGGTGAACGGGTGCTCTACGCGCTGCGCATCCGTTCCTACGCGCACCTGCAGCGGCTGGGACTCGACTACTACGAACGAGAACTGTCCGGCCGCATCATGACCCGCATGACGACCGACGTCGATGCCCTGTCGACCTTCCTGCAGACCGGGTTGTCCTCGGCGATCGTCGCCGCGCTCACGCTCGTCGGTGTCACCGTGGCCCTCGTCGTCACCGACCCCGCCCTGGGCGCGCTGATCCTGCCGGTCTTCCCGGTGCTGGTGATCGCGACCGTCGTGTTCCGGCGCGTCGCCGCCCGCGCCTACACCCGCTCCCGTGAGCTCGTCAGCATCGTCAACGCCGACTTCCAGGAGAACATCGCCGGCATCAGGACCACGCAGGCCTACCGGCACGTCGACGTCGCCGACGCCCGGTTCACCGCGCGCACCCTCGAGTGGGTGCAGGCGCGGATGGTGTCCCAGCGCGCCATCTCCACCTACTTCCCCTTCATCACCCTGTGTTCGGACCTGGCCACCGCGGTCGCGGTCGCGGTGGGTGCCCATCAGGTGTCGGTGGGCGCGATGTCGGCGGGCACCCTGATCGCCTTCGTCCTCTACCTCGCGATGCTGTTCGGGCCGGTGCAGCAGCTGACCCAGGTCTTCGACGGATACCAGCAGGCAGTCGTGGGTCTACGCCGGATCGGAGACCTGCTCGCCACGCCGAGTTCGTTGTCACGTTCACCCGCCGAACGCGACCCGGGCCCGGCCGGATTCAACGGTGACGCCTCACTCGAGAAGGTGTCCTTCCGGTACTCGGGTGCCGCCGACGACGCCCTGACCGCCGTCGACCTGAACATCCCCGCCGGCTCCTCGCTGGCACTCGTGGGCCGGACCGGGGCGGGAAAGTCGACGATCGTCAAACTCCTCGCCCGCTTCTACGACCCGGTCGCCGGCTCGGTGCGGATGGACGGCGTCGACATCCGCGACTACACACTCTCCGGCTACCGCCAGCGTCTCGGGCTGGTGCCCCAGGAACCGCACCTGTTCACCGGCACCGTCGCCCAGAACATCGCCTACGGGCGGCCGGGCGCCGATCACCGGGCGATCGTGGCGGCGGCCGCCGCGGTCGGCGCGACCGACATGATCGCGGCACTGCCCGGCCGGATGAACCATCCCATCGGTGAGCGCGGGCAGGGGCTGTCCTCGGGACAGCGTCAGCTCATCGCACTCGCCCGAGCCGAACTCGTCGAACCCGATCTGCTGCTGCTCGACGAGGCCACCGCCACGCTGGATCAGGCCACCGAAGCGCTCGTGCTGGCCGCCGGCGCGGCAGTCACCCGACGACGCACCTCGGTCATCGTCGCGCATCGCCTCGCGACCGCGGCACGCGCCGATGTCATCGCGGTGGTCGATCACGGTCGGATCGTCGAATCGGGAACACACGACGAGTTGCTCACGTTGGACGGTAGGTATCGCGCGTTCTGGGATGCAGGTGTCGATCCCGCCGAACCGGCGGTGCCGGCGACCCCCCCGGGCAACGGTGCCCGGGACTGGCGACGAGCCGATCTGAACTCCTCCCCAACGAGGTCGACGACGCACACGTGTCGAACTGACTGA
- a CDS encoding multifunctional oxoglutarate decarboxylase/oxoglutarate dehydrogenase thiamine pyrophosphate-binding subunit/dihydrolipoyllysine-residue succinyltransferase subunit, which translates to MYQQFKEDPNSVDPSWHDLLKNYEPGDNGSGSDSAPETQSNGSNGSAPEKKPAAQKSPTEKSPTEQSPAKKSTPAPQKSATKAQAGAETGPARTGPGASESTPSKQVTLDQTPARPAARKSTATKESTATKAASGQSVASRDGSSRSQNRPAPKKPAAKDSGSKDSGSSDESRVLRGPAAAIAKNMNLSLQIPTATSVRAIPAKLMIDNRIVVNNHLARTRGGKISFTHILGYAIVQAIKAYPNMNNHFAEVDGKPNVVTPAHTNLGLAIDLVGKDGNRTLVVAAIKNCETMGFAEFYSAYQDIVRRARDGKLTAEDFAGVTISLTNPGTIGTVHSVPRLMKGQGAIVGAGAMEYPAEFQGASDEQIAELGVGKLMTLTSTYDHRIIQGAESGDFLRTIHELLLDDAFYDEIFTAFHIPYEPVRWRRDIPAGLVDKSTRVLELIAAYRSRGHLMADIDPLKMDSDARASHPDLDVLTYGLTLWDLDRTFRVGGFHGQERMKLRDVLSILRDAYCRHVGVEYTHILEPDQQKWLQERVEIKHSKPPVAEQKYILSKLNAAEAFETFLQTKYVGQKRFSLEGAESVIPMMDAVIDQSAEHSLNEVVIGMPHRGRLNVLANIVGKPYSKIFSEFEGNLNPSQAHGSGDVKYHLGAEGKYYQMFGDNEIAVSLTANPSHLEAVDPVLEGLVRAKQDQLDEDGEFSILPLMLHGDAAFAGQGVVPETLNLAMLPGYRTGGTVHIVVNNQVGFTTAPEHSRSSEYCTDVAKMIGAPIFHVNGDDPEACVWVAKLAVDYRQTYHKDVVIDLVCFRRRGHNEGDDPSMTQPAMYDVIDTKRGVRKSYTEALIGRGDISTKEAEDALRDYQGQLERVFNEVKELEKYRPEPSPSVESDQTLPTKLVTAVDKTTLQTIGDAFVNVPDGFVPHPRVKPVLDRRHEASRNGGIDWAFAELLAFGSLVLEGRTVRLSGQDSRRGTFSQRHSVLIDRENGAEYTPLNHLKPIDGEHGGGRFMVYDSPLSEFAVVGFEYGYSVGNPDALVLWEGQFGDFVNGAQSIIDEFISSGEAKWGQLSDVVLLLPHGHEGQGPDHTSGRIERFLQLCAEGSMTVALPSTPASYFHLLRRHVLDGISRPLIVFTPKSMLRNKAVVSPVEDFTDDKFRSVIDDPHFVNGADRDKVKRVLLVSGKLYYELAARRDKEEREDVAVVRVEQLYPVPHRRLRNTLEQYGNATDFAWVQEEPANQGPWPFLGLWLPEVLPDALGGLRRISRRAMSAPSSGSSKVHAVEQQEIIDEAFAE; encoded by the coding sequence ATGTACCAGCAGTTCAAGGAAGACCCGAACTCGGTGGACCCGAGTTGGCATGACCTTCTGAAGAATTACGAGCCCGGCGACAACGGATCGGGCTCGGACAGCGCGCCGGAAACGCAGTCGAACGGCAGCAATGGTTCGGCCCCGGAGAAGAAGCCTGCCGCACAGAAGTCGCCCACCGAGAAGTCGCCCACCGAACAGTCGCCCGCGAAGAAGTCCACCCCGGCGCCGCAGAAGTCGGCAACCAAGGCGCAGGCGGGCGCCGAGACCGGCCCGGCCCGCACCGGGCCGGGCGCGTCCGAATCTACGCCGTCCAAACAGGTCACCCTCGACCAGACGCCGGCCCGGCCCGCGGCCCGCAAGAGCACCGCGACCAAGGAATCGACTGCGACCAAGGCGGCTTCGGGTCAGAGCGTCGCCAGCCGCGACGGATCGTCGCGCTCGCAGAACCGCCCGGCGCCCAAGAAGCCGGCCGCCAAGGATTCCGGGTCCAAGGATTCCGGGTCGTCGGACGAGAGCCGTGTCCTGCGCGGTCCGGCCGCGGCGATCGCCAAGAACATGAACCTCTCGCTGCAGATCCCGACCGCCACGAGCGTGCGTGCGATCCCCGCGAAACTGATGATCGACAACCGCATCGTCGTCAACAACCACCTCGCCCGCACCCGCGGTGGCAAGATCAGCTTCACCCACATCCTCGGCTACGCCATCGTGCAGGCGATCAAGGCGTACCCGAACATGAACAACCACTTCGCCGAGGTGGACGGCAAACCCAATGTGGTCACGCCGGCGCACACCAACCTCGGTCTGGCGATCGACCTCGTCGGCAAGGACGGCAACCGTACGCTGGTGGTCGCCGCGATCAAGAACTGCGAGACAATGGGTTTCGCCGAGTTCTACTCCGCCTATCAGGACATCGTGCGACGCGCCCGCGACGGCAAGCTGACCGCCGAGGATTTCGCCGGCGTGACGATCTCGCTGACCAACCCGGGCACCATCGGCACCGTGCACTCGGTGCCGCGCCTGATGAAGGGGCAGGGCGCCATCGTCGGCGCCGGCGCGATGGAGTACCCGGCCGAGTTCCAGGGAGCCAGCGACGAGCAGATCGCCGAACTCGGCGTCGGCAAGCTGATGACGTTGACCTCGACCTACGATCACCGCATCATCCAGGGCGCCGAATCCGGCGATTTCTTGCGGACCATCCACGAACTGCTCCTCGACGATGCGTTCTACGACGAGATCTTCACCGCGTTCCACATCCCCTACGAGCCGGTCCGCTGGCGTCGCGACATCCCCGCCGGACTGGTCGACAAGAGCACCCGCGTCCTCGAACTGATCGCCGCCTACCGCAGCCGCGGCCACCTGATGGCCGACATCGATCCCCTGAAGATGGACAGCGACGCGCGCGCCAGCCACCCGGACCTTGATGTGCTGACCTACGGCCTGACCCTGTGGGACCTCGACCGCACCTTCCGGGTCGGCGGATTCCACGGCCAGGAGCGGATGAAGCTACGCGACGTCCTGTCCATTCTTCGTGACGCCTACTGCCGCCACGTGGGCGTGGAGTACACCCACATCCTCGAACCCGACCAGCAGAAATGGCTGCAGGAGCGCGTCGAGATCAAGCACTCCAAGCCGCCGGTCGCCGAGCAGAAGTACATCCTGTCCAAGCTGAACGCCGCCGAGGCCTTCGAGACCTTCCTGCAGACCAAGTACGTCGGGCAGAAGCGGTTCTCGCTGGAGGGTGCCGAGTCGGTCATCCCGATGATGGACGCAGTCATCGACCAGAGCGCCGAGCACAGCCTCAACGAGGTCGTCATCGGCATGCCACACCGTGGCCGGCTGAACGTGCTCGCCAACATCGTCGGCAAGCCGTACTCGAAGATCTTCTCCGAGTTCGAGGGCAATCTGAATCCGTCGCAGGCCCACGGGTCGGGCGACGTGAAGTACCACCTCGGCGCCGAGGGCAAGTACTACCAGATGTTCGGCGACAACGAGATCGCCGTGTCGCTCACTGCCAACCCGAGTCACCTCGAAGCCGTCGACCCGGTACTCGAGGGACTCGTCCGCGCCAAGCAGGACCAGCTCGACGAGGACGGCGAGTTCTCGATCCTGCCGCTGATGCTGCACGGCGACGCGGCCTTCGCCGGGCAGGGCGTGGTTCCCGAGACCCTGAACCTGGCGATGCTCCCCGGCTACCGCACCGGCGGCACCGTTCACATCGTGGTCAACAACCAGGTCGGATTCACCACCGCGCCGGAACATTCCCGCTCCTCGGAGTACTGCACCGACGTGGCCAAGATGATCGGCGCGCCGATCTTCCACGTCAACGGTGACGACCCCGAGGCCTGCGTGTGGGTGGCCAAACTGGCCGTCGACTACCGGCAGACCTATCACAAGGACGTCGTGATCGACCTCGTCTGCTTCCGCCGTCGCGGACACAACGAGGGCGACGATCCGTCGATGACCCAGCCGGCGATGTACGACGTGATCGACACCAAGCGTGGCGTCCGCAAGAGCTACACCGAGGCCCTGATCGGCCGCGGTGACATCTCCACCAAGGAGGCCGAGGACGCCCTGCGTGACTACCAGGGACAACTCGAACGGGTCTTCAACGAGGTCAAGGAACTCGAGAAGTACCGGCCGGAACCGAGCCCGTCGGTGGAGTCGGACCAGACGTTGCCGACCAAGCTGGTCACCGCGGTGGACAAGACCACGCTGCAGACCATCGGCGACGCGTTCGTGAACGTGCCCGACGGCTTCGTGCCGCATCCGCGCGTCAAACCGGTTCTCGACCGCAGGCACGAGGCATCGCGCAACGGCGGGATCGACTGGGCATTCGCCGAGTTGCTCGCCTTCGGGTCGCTGGTGCTCGAGGGACGCACTGTGCGCCTGTCCGGTCAGGACTCCCGCCGCGGGACGTTCTCACAGCGCCATTCGGTGTTGATCGACCGCGAGAACGGCGCCGAATACACCCCGCTGAATCACCTCAAGCCGATCGACGGTGAACACGGCGGCGGCCGGTTCATGGTCTACGACTCCCCGCTGAGCGAATTCGCCGTCGTCGGTTTCGAATACGGCTACTCTGTGGGCAATCCCGACGCCCTGGTGCTCTGGGAAGGTCAGTTCGGCGACTTCGTCAACGGCGCGCAGTCGATCATCGACGAGTTCATCAGCTCGGGTGAGGCCAAGTGGGGTCAGCTCTCCGACGTGGTGCTGCTGCTGCCACACGGCCACGAGGGTCAGGGCCCCGACCACACGTCGGGTCGTATCGAGCGCTTCCTGCAGCTGTGCGCGGAGGGGTCGATGACCGTCGCCCTGCCGTCCACACCGGCGAGCTATTTCCACCTGCTGCGTCGTCACGTGCTCGACGGGATCAGCCGGCCGCTGATCGTCTTCACGCCGAAGTCGATGCTGCGCAACAAGGCGGTGGTCTCCCCCGTCGAGGACTTCACCGACGACAAGTTCCGCTCGGTGATCGACGATCCGCACTTCGTGAACGGCGCCGATCGCGACAAGGTGAAGCGCGTACTGCTGGTGAGCGGCAAGCTCTACTACGAGCTCGCCGCCCGTCGCGACAAGGAGGAGCGTGAGGACGTGGCGGTCGTGCGCGTCGAGCAGCTCTATCCGGTGCCGCATCGTCGTCTTCGGAACACGTTGGAGCAGTACGGCAATGCCACCGACTTCGCCTGGGTCCAGGAGGAGCCGGCCAACCAGGGCCCGTGGCCGTTCCTCGGCCTGTGGCTGCCCGAGGTACTGCCCGATGCGCTCGGCGGCCTGCGACGGATCTCGCGCCGCGCGATGTCGGCGCCGTCGTCGGGTTCGAGCAAGGTGCACGCCGTCGAGCAGCAGGAGATCATCGACGAGGCCTTCGCCGAATAG
- a CDS encoding PadR family transcriptional regulator, whose product MEVFVGEGKQQPLAPIAILILGLLAERPMHPYEMFQTTVERREDRLAKIRPGTMYHTVDRLSDRGLIDVHEIAREGNRPERTVYAITPAGRALLTQSLEEILARHPQEYPELYLALSEAHGLPRARVIDLLDVRIQRMRAELDMYTAAVDVARRHGKPEMFFLDAGCKIATLNTQIDWLSDLVDRLRTSRIVWLDDPDFTAGPGRHVMPPAGDDISEDDTSTDHTSTDHTSKETAR is encoded by the coding sequence ATGGAGGTTTTTGTGGGGGAGGGCAAACAGCAACCGCTGGCCCCGATCGCGATTCTGATCCTCGGATTGCTGGCCGAGCGTCCGATGCATCCGTACGAGATGTTCCAGACCACTGTCGAGCGCCGGGAGGACCGACTGGCCAAGATCAGGCCGGGCACGATGTACCACACCGTCGACCGGCTGAGCGACCGTGGACTGATCGACGTCCACGAGATCGCCCGGGAGGGCAACCGTCCCGAGCGGACGGTCTATGCGATCACCCCCGCCGGGCGTGCGCTGCTGACTCAGAGTCTCGAGGAGATCCTGGCGCGTCACCCCCAGGAGTATCCGGAGCTCTACCTCGCACTCTCGGAGGCCCACGGCCTGCCGCGGGCGCGGGTGATCGACCTACTCGACGTGCGTATCCAGCGCATGCGGGCCGAACTGGATATGTACACCGCGGCGGTCGACGTGGCCCGCCGCCACGGCAAACCCGAGATGTTCTTCCTCGACGCGGGCTGCAAGATCGCCACGCTGAACACCCAGATCGATTGGCTCTCCGATCTCGTCGACCGGCTGCGTACCTCGCGCATCGTCTGGCTCGACGACCCGGATTTCACTGCGGGGCCAGGCCGGCATGTGATGCCGCCCGCCGGCGACGACATATCTGAGGACGACACATCCACGGACCACACATCTACCGACCACACATCTAAGGAGACCGCTCGATGA